TTTACAATGACAGAAGATATGATGGACCAATGGGAAAAAGTGATAGAGCCTTTCTTTTTGGTTTAATTTCACTTCTATTAGTATTTAATGTAAATATTGTTTTTTTAAATATACTTCTAGCAATTAGTATTATACTTCTAGTAATTACAATTTATAACAGATTAAAAGGATGTTTATAATGAATATTTTAAACTCTCAAATTCTTACTACTTTTTCAATAATTCTTGCAATTTTAGCTTTTGCATATTTTTTTATAAAACACCTACAAAAAAAGCAGAATAAACCTTTTACTGAACTTTATAATAGAACAATATCATGGATATATATGATTGGCTTTTTTATTGTTGGTGTTTATATAAATAATACCTTAGCAATCATATTTTTTGCAATGTTAAGTTTCCTAGCTTTAAAAGAATATTTTACATTAATTCCAACAAGACATACAGATAGAAGGATCATGTTTTATGGATATATAGTAATTGCATTTCAATACTATTTTGCATATATTCAATGGTATGAAATGTTTATTATCTGTATTCCTGTTTATTTATATCTTCTTTTACCATTTAGACAAATGTTAATAGGTCAAACTGATGGCTTCATAAATAATACTAGTAAAGTACAATGGGGAGTGATGCTATTTGTATTTTGTATAAGTCATATGGCTTTTCTATTCTTCTTACCAAATATTGAAGTAGTTAGTGGTGCTATGATGGTTTTATATTTAGTATTTTTAACTCAATTTAATGATATTTTACAATATGTTTTTGGTAAAAGATTTGGTAAAAATAAAATCATTCCAAAAGTAAGTCCAAATAAAACTGTTGAAGGTTTTAGTGGAGCTGTTATTACTACAACAATTTTAGCAGTTATATTTTCATACCTAACACCTTTTACAGTTATTGAAGCAATAGGTGCAGGTCTAATTATAAGTATTGGTGGTTTTATTGGTGATGTTGTAGTTTCTATGATAAAAAGAGATGTTGGTGTTAAAGATGCTGGGAATTTAATAGCTGGTCATGGTGGAATTATTGATAGAATTGATAGCTTAACATATACTACGCCTTTATTTTTTCATTATGTTTATTATTTATATTATTAAGGTTTAGAGATGTTTAAAAAACTATTTTTTGCTATTTTTGCAAAGCCTTTTATGTTTATAATTACAGGTCTTAGTATTAAAAATATAGAAAATCTACCAAAAGATGAACCATATGTTATTATTGCAAATCATAATAGCCATCTAGATATTTTAGCCATTATGACAATGTATTCAAATAAAGATATCGTAAATGTATCTCCCGTAGCTGCTAGTGATTATTTTTTTAAAAACAAATATATCAAATGGATTTCAACACAATTAATTGGAATTCTTCCTATTAATAGAAAAGTAAATAGAAAAGATGGACAGCATCCATTAGATGGTGTTTATAAAGCTATAGAAGAGAACAAAACACTTATTATATTTCCAGAAGGAAGTCGTGGGGAAGCATCTGTTATGCAAAAGTTTAAAAATGGAATCGGACATATAGCAAAAAAATATCCAGATTTAAAAATTGTACCAATGGTATTAGAAAACACAGGAAAAGCATTACCTAAAAATGAAGCGCTTTTTATTCCTTTAATAATCAAATTAGAAATAAAAGAAGCAATTTGCTTTAATCAAGTAAATTCAAATGTAAATGACTTTGTATCATTATTAGAAGAAAATTTCAAAAACTAAAGGCAAGAAATGGAAGAAAACATAAATACTTTTAAAAGTTTTGATAAACAAAAACTTTTTTTTCGTAAATGGGAAAATATAAATACTTGGAATAAAAAAGTACTAATTGTGCTGCATAGAGGGCATGAGCACTCAAAAAGATTAGAAGAATTTGCTAAAACAAAAGCATTTGAAAATTATAAAATATATTCTTATGATAATAGAGGTCATGGAAAAACAAAAGTTGATGCAACATATGAATTTATGAATTTAGTTCGTGATTTAAACTCTTTTGTAAACTTTGTTTGTAAAGAAGAAAAGATTAAACAAGAAGATATTTTTGTAATTGCAAACTCTGTTGCAGGTGTTGTTGCATCTACTTGGATACATGATTATGCACCTAAAATTGCAGGAGTTGCTTTAGTTGCTCCTGCTTTTGAAATAAAATTATATTTTCCCTTTGCCAAAGAATTTTTAGATTTAGCAATAAAAATAAAACCAGATTTAAACATCAAATCTTATGTAAAATCAAAGTTTTTAACACATGATAAAAATGAGCAAAAGATATATGATGAAGATAAACTTATAACTCCAAATATTCCAGCAAAACAACTAACAACACTACTTGATACTGCAAAAAGAGTGGTTAAGGATGCGACTTTAATTTCAACACCAACTTTAGTATTAAGTGCTTCAAAAGATTATGTTGTAAACAGTAGTATTCAAGGAGACTTTTATGCAAAACTTTCTTCAAAGATTAAAAAGTTTGTGAAACTAGATGGCTTCTTTCATGGTGTTTTATATGAAGACAAAAAAGATTTAGCAATAGAAGAAATAGTGGATTTTATTGAACTTTGTTTTAAATCAGAAAAAGAAAACTATTTAAATGAAAAAATAAAGATTACTCAAGATGAAATCGATAAGATAGTTTACGGAAGTCAATCTTTATGTGAGAAAACTTCATATTTTACACAAAGATTCATGCTTAATAATCTAGGTTTCATGAGTGATGGAATGAAAAAAGGCTTAAAATATGGATTTGATTCAGGAGTAACTCTTGATTATATTTATGCAAATAAACCAAGTGGAAAAACGAAACTTGGTGAAATGATTGATAAAAACTATTTAAATAGTATTGGTTGGAAAGGGATTAGACAAAGAAAAGTAAATATGATTTCTACTTTAGAAGAAAAAATTGAAGCTTTAAATAAAGAAAATAAAAAAGTAAAAATTTTGGATATCGCTGGAGGACCTGCTAGATATTTAATAGAAATATGTAAAAAATACCCTAACATTCAAGTTTTGGTACAAGATTATCAAGAACAAAATATTAATGAAGGGAAACAATTAGTTAAAGAGTTTGGAATTGGAAATATTGCTTATAAACAAGCTGATGCTTTTGATAAAAATACATATTCAAAGGACATATTTGAACCAAATATTGTAGTAGTTTCTGGGGTATTTGAGCTATTTCCTTCAAATGATTTGATTAAAAATGCAATTGAGGGTATAACAGCAGTTATTGAAGATAAGGGATATTTAGTTTATACAGGACAACCTTGGCATCCTCAATTAGCACAAATTGCAAACGTTTTAGGAAATCATAGAGATAAGCAATGGATTATGAGAAGAAGAAGTCAGTATGAATTAGACTTGTTATTTAATGAATATAATTTTGAAAAAGAAAATATGAAAATAGATGACTGGGGAATTTTTACAGTTTCTTCTGCAAAGTTTAAAAAAGCTAATGACTAAAATATATAATCCATCCCTAGAAGCAAATGCAACTTTAAAAGAAAGAAGTGTTTGGCTTTTGTATCTTGGTGCTTTATTTTTTATTTTATACGGAAGTGCAAATCAGTATGCTTTTTTAACGTCTCCTCATGAATCCTTTTTTATGCAATGGGAAGAAAATATTCCATTTATTGAAATATTTATAATTCCTTATATGTCATCTGATATATTATTTGCAATTGCACTACTACTGACTCAAACTAGGTTTGAGCTTAGAGTTTTAGCGCTTAGGATATTTATTACAATGACTTTTTCTGTTTTTGTATTTGTTCTTTATCCTTTACAATTTTCTTTTGTAAAACCTGAAACTTCAAACTTTCTTTTTTCAATGCTAGAGCTTGATTTAGCTTATAATCAAATGCCCTCTTTACATATTAGTTTAGCTATTGTACTTTGGTTTTCAATGAAAGAACATATTTCAAATATTTTTATAAAATCATTTTTAGCCTTTTGGTTTATACTTATCTGCTTATCTACTTTGTTTGTTTATCAACATCATTTTATTGATATTCCAACAGGTGCGGTTGTTGGCTTTACCGTGGTTTATCTTATATCTTCGAAGAAAAAAACATATTTAACTTCGAGATTTATGACTCCTAGAAGTTTAAAAATGTCTTTGTACTATTTAATAGGTGTTCTTATATCAATAATTTTATATTTTAACTTTAATTCATTTATTTTTATATATTTATTTTTAACAGCTTTAAGTATAAGTTTTATCTATGCTTTTGGTTTTAATTTATTATTGACAAATGAAAAATCAAAACCAAATATATTTCAAAAAATACTATTTGCACCATATTTTATTGCTTCTTATTTTTCTTGGAATTATTATAAAAATAAAATAGATTTTAAATCACAATTAAATGACAATATTTATTTTGGAAGACAAGCTACAAAAGAAGAGTATAAAGAACTTGAAGCACTAGGGATTAAAACCATTATAAACCTTGCAAATGATCAACAATTTCATAAAACAAATATTAAAGAAATACGATATCCATTGTTGGATATGACAATGCAAGATCCAGTGATTTTACATCAAATAATAAAAACAATAGAAAAACATTCAAATGAAAAAATATATATACACTGTACTCTAGGAATGTCAAGAAGTATTTTGGCTATATCATCCTATTTACTTTACAAAAAAAAATCAATAAATGAAGTAAATGAAATTATGAATAAACTAAGACCAATTTATGTTAAATCAAAATATATGAGTATAAATCTTGAGTTATATGAAAAATTTATTTCCAAGAATAACTAATTATCGTAACTATTTGTTAACGTTTATTTGATAATCTTAAATCAAAAATTTAAGGTAAAAGAATGCAAAATAAAAAAGTTATAATAAGCTCACTAATAGTATTAATATTAGTATTTTTAAGTGGTGCATATATTTTTAAAACAAATAAATCAGAACAATTAGCATCAAATGCAAAACAAAACTCCTCAGCCCTTGTACGAGAGAGTTCATTTATTTTAGGTGAAAAAAATGCAAAAGTAGAACTTGTTGAGTTTTTTGACCCAGCTTGTGAAACTTGTGCACAAATGCATCCACATGTAAAAGATATTATGAAAAGAAACAAAGGAAACATAAAACTTGTTTTAAGATATGCACCTTTTCATAAAGGCTCAGTTGATGTTGTAATGATGCTAGAAGCTACAAAAAAGCAAGGGAAATTTTTAGAAACATTAGAACTATTATTTGCAACTCAAAAGTTTTGGACAGTTCATCATGAAGTTGATTTAAATAAAACTTGGGGAATATTAAGCACTTCAAAACTTCTTGATATGACTAAATTAGCAGAAGATATGAAAAATCCTAAAATTATTGAAATAGTAAAACAAGATATAGAAGATGGAAAAGTTTTAAAAGCAAACAAAACTCCAGCTTATTATGTAAATGGCAAACCTTTAGAAGTTTTTGGTTTACAAAACTTAATTGATTTGATAAATTCTGAATTATAAATCATTTGAAGTAGATTTAGATAATCTACTTCAAGCTCTTCTTGTACTATTTTTGTACATCTAATTAAATCCTAACCACAATTTAGATATTATATTTGCCTTAAATAAACTAATAAAAAAAGAATTAGGTACAAATATATGAAAGTAGTTACAGGAGTTGTTGGCAATGATATCCATGTTGTTGCAAACAGACTTATTGATATATCATTACAAGCACGTGGATTTGAAGTATTTAACTTAGGTGTTAATACTTATTTAGAAGAATTTCTTGATGCAGTTGTTGAAACAAATGCTGATATTTTATTAATATCATCATTAAATGGCGAAGCTGAAGGATGGTGTAGAGAAGTTAAAATCTTAAAGTCAAAATATGGAAATCTTTTAGATAATGTAGTATTTATGATTGGTGGAAACTTAACAGTAGGAACAGGAAGTAATGATGAAATTGTTGCTAAGTTTAAAGATTACGGTTTTGATTTAGTATTTCATCAAATTGATTTAAATACAGGACTTGATTCACTAGAAACATACTTGAAGGAGAGAAAATAATGAGTTTACTTCAAGAAGAAAGAGATATTATTATCCAAAATAAATATGCAGATGATTTTGATTTTGCTGAGATTGAAGAGTTTGTAAAAAATGCTTCAAAAGATTTATTTATATCTCATAGATTTAAAAATGCAAATAAAATGCTTGTTCAACCTCGTGGTGGTTTTCCAACTTATCAAAAACAATATGACTTATATGAGTTTTTTGTAAATGCAGATGTTGATATTTTACCCTTAACTATTGATTCTAATACAAGATTAAATGACTATGCAACATCTGCTAAGATGTTAAAACTTTCTGAAGAAAATGAAGTTGATATGTTAAATGGATATCCATTAGTAAATCATGGTTATAAAACTACAAGAAAAATGATTACACATTTTAATAAGCCTGTAAGTCTAAGACACGGAACTCCAGATGCAAGACTTTTAATAGAAACTGCAATTGCATCAGGAATATTTGAAATTGAAGGTGGACCAATTACTTACCTTTTACCATATTCAAAAAACTTTCCATTAGATAAGGCTTTTTTATATTGGAAATACGTTGAACGAGTATGTGCAAATTATTCAAAATTAAATGAACCAATTAATAGAGAATCATTTGGACCATTAACTGCAACACTAGTGCCTCCTTGTGTAACTATTGTAATTCAATTACTTGAAATGCTTTTATCACTTGAAGAAGGTGTAAAGTCATTCTCAGTATCTTTCTCGCAAACTGGTTCTATGAATCAAGATATAGTTACTGGTGCAGTTATTAGAAAAATGGCAAAATATTATGCAGAAGAAATTGGCTGTGGTGATGCATCAGTTCATTTAGTATATCATCAATGGATGGGAGCCTTCCCTACTGATAAAAACTTTGCAGAATGTTTAATTAATACTTCAACTGTAATTGCATCAATGGTTGGTGCTGATAAGATTATTACAAAAACAAGAGAAGAAGCATCAGGAATTCCAACAAAAGAAGCAAATGCTAAAACAGTTGCAAATACTCAATATACTCTAAGAATGTTAAATGGACTTCCAAATGTAGTTGATAAAGAAGAAGAAGAGATTTTAACAGAAGAAGTAATGAGCATAATGGAAGCAGTATTCAATGACCCTGCTGATACTTTATGGAGAAAAGTCTTTAACTCTATTAAAAATGGAACTATTGATGTTCCTTTCTCTCCACATATTATTAATCATAATGAAGTAGTAACAGTAAGAGATAAAAACAAAAATATCAGAATTATAAAAAAAGGTAATTTACCAATTAGTGATAGATGTTTTGAATATGAAAAGAAACACTGTGATTTAAATAAAGATGCCTCATCAATAGTAAATGATATTATTCATGATATAGGAATTATGCAATGGTAGAAAATAAACTTTTAATAGACATAGGAAGTACTTACTTCAAAGTTGCAACAAATGATAAAGTTGAGCAACATTTTAGAGATTTTAATAAAAATATTTATGATGATTTAGTATCAAAATGTGGAAGTAAGATTGAAGGTTTTGCAAAAGATGAAGTATATATTTGTTCATCTGCAAATGGTGGTTTATCAACTTTAGTAATTGGTGTTACAAACTCTTTTTCATTAAAGTTTGCAAAAAATATTGCTTATAATTCTGGAATTAATATTATAGATACTGTTTTATACCAAGATATTAAAAAAGCCTCAGTTCCAAGTGATTTAATCGATGTTGTAATAATTGTTGGTGGAATAAATAGCGTTGATGGTTTATTTGATGAAGATTTATTTAATTACTTAGAAAATGTAAATTACTCAAATGTCGTATTTGCAGGTTCATCTAAAGATGCAAATTACTTAAGTTCAAAAATTGAGAACCTAATTATTATTGAAAATATAATCAATAATAAACTGCATGTTGTAGAAGAGCCTTTAAAAGAATATTTAACTAATCTTTATCAAGCTGATATCATGGGTAAGGAAGATATTAAACACCTTTATGATTTAACATCAAATCAAATTTATTCAACTCCTTATATTGTAAATAAGACATTACCAATGATTGATTCAAAATTTGCAGCAGTTAATCCATTTATTTTAATTGATATTGGTGGAGCTACAACAGATATTCATTATTCAAAAGATTTATCTGATGATAATATCGTTACAGAAAATGAATATGATAGATTAGTATTTAAAAAACTAGGTGTTTTTAAATCACGTGAGTCTTTAATATTTGCAGCACAAAACAATGAATTTGTATATGAATTACTTGCACATTTAAAAGTTACAGAAAATATATTTAATGAAAATAATGAAAAAAGCCTTAGAATTTTAATGCAACTTGCTATTTTCTTAGTAATGTATAAAGTATCAGAAGTTCATCCTTTATATATTAAATTAAAACTAGAATTGTTAAAATCTGTTGTTTTAACAGGTGGAATTACCAAGGTTCTAAGT
This sequence is a window from Poseidonibacter parvus. Protein-coding genes within it:
- a CDS encoding methylaspartate mutase, which encodes MSLLQEERDIIIQNKYADDFDFAEIEEFVKNASKDLFISHRFKNANKMLVQPRGGFPTYQKQYDLYEFFVNADVDILPLTIDSNTRLNDYATSAKMLKLSEENEVDMLNGYPLVNHGYKTTRKMITHFNKPVSLRHGTPDARLLIETAIASGIFEIEGGPITYLLPYSKNFPLDKAFLYWKYVERVCANYSKLNEPINRESFGPLTATLVPPCVTIVIQLLEMLLSLEEGVKSFSVSFSQTGSMNQDIVTGAVIRKMAKYYAEEIGCGDASVHLVYHQWMGAFPTDKNFAECLINTSTVIASMVGADKIITKTREEASGIPTKEANAKTVANTQYTLRMLNGLPNVVDKEEEEILTEEVMSIMEAVFNDPADTLWRKVFNSIKNGTIDVPFSPHIINHNEVVTVRDKNKNIRIIKKGNLPISDRCFEYEKKHCDLNKDASSIVNDIIHDIGIMQW
- a CDS encoding glutamate mutase L codes for the protein MVENKLLIDIGSTYFKVATNDKVEQHFRDFNKNIYDDLVSKCGSKIEGFAKDEVYICSSANGGLSTLVIGVTNSFSLKFAKNIAYNSGINIIDTVLYQDIKKASVPSDLIDVVIIVGGINSVDGLFDEDLFNYLENVNYSNVVFAGSSKDANYLSSKIENLIIIENIINNKLHVVEEPLKEYLTNLYQADIMGKEDIKHLYDLTSNQIYSTPYIVNKTLPMIDSKFAAVNPFILIDIGGATTDIHYSKDLSDDNIVTENEYDRLVFKKLGVFKSRESLIFAAQNNEFVYELLAHLKVTENIFNENNEKSLRILMQLAIFLVMYKVSEVHPLYIKLKLELLKSVVLTGGITKVLSFEEVEDIIAFFYKKILNSEVHPSIVLDSNYDIWTLGITQK
- a CDS encoding phosphatidate cytidylyltransferase, translated to MNILNSQILTTFSIILAILAFAYFFIKHLQKKQNKPFTELYNRTISWIYMIGFFIVGVYINNTLAIIFFAMLSFLALKEYFTLIPTRHTDRRIMFYGYIVIAFQYYFAYIQWYEMFIICIPVYLYLLLPFRQMLIGQTDGFINNTSKVQWGVMLFVFCISHMAFLFFLPNIEVVSGAMMVLYLVFLTQFNDILQYVFGKRFGKNKIIPKVSPNKTVEGFSGAVITTTILAVIFSYLTPFTVIEAIGAGLIISIGGFIGDVVVSMIKRDVGVKDAGNLIAGHGGIIDRIDSLTYTTPLFFHYVYYLYY
- a CDS encoding dual specificity protein phosphatase family protein produces the protein MTKIYNPSLEANATLKERSVWLLYLGALFFILYGSANQYAFLTSPHESFFMQWEENIPFIEIFIIPYMSSDILFAIALLLTQTRFELRVLALRIFITMTFSVFVFVLYPLQFSFVKPETSNFLFSMLELDLAYNQMPSLHISLAIVLWFSMKEHISNIFIKSFLAFWFILICLSTLFVYQHHFIDIPTGAVVGFTVVYLISSKKKTYLTSRFMTPRSLKMSLYYLIGVLISIILYFNFNSFIFIYLFLTALSISFIYAFGFNLLLTNEKSKPNIFQKILFAPYFIASYFSWNYYKNKIDFKSQLNDNIYFGRQATKEEYKELEALGIKTIINLANDQQFHKTNIKEIRYPLLDMTMQDPVILHQIIKTIEKHSNEKIYIHCTLGMSRSILAISSYLLYKKKSINEVNEIMNKLRPIYVKSKYMSINLELYEKFISKNN
- a CDS encoding bifunctional alpha/beta hydrolase/class I SAM-dependent methyltransferase — translated: MEENINTFKSFDKQKLFFRKWENINTWNKKVLIVLHRGHEHSKRLEEFAKTKAFENYKIYSYDNRGHGKTKVDATYEFMNLVRDLNSFVNFVCKEEKIKQEDIFVIANSVAGVVASTWIHDYAPKIAGVALVAPAFEIKLYFPFAKEFLDLAIKIKPDLNIKSYVKSKFLTHDKNEQKIYDEDKLITPNIPAKQLTTLLDTAKRVVKDATLISTPTLVLSASKDYVVNSSIQGDFYAKLSSKIKKFVKLDGFFHGVLYEDKKDLAIEEIVDFIELCFKSEKENYLNEKIKITQDEIDKIVYGSQSLCEKTSYFTQRFMLNNLGFMSDGMKKGLKYGFDSGVTLDYIYANKPSGKTKLGEMIDKNYLNSIGWKGIRQRKVNMISTLEEKIEALNKENKKVKILDIAGGPARYLIEICKKYPNIQVLVQDYQEQNINEGKQLVKEFGIGNIAYKQADAFDKNTYSKDIFEPNIVVVSGVFELFPSNDLIKNAIEGITAVIEDKGYLVYTGQPWHPQLAQIANVLGNHRDKQWIMRRRSQYELDLLFNEYNFEKENMKIDDWGIFTVSSAKFKKAND
- the glmS gene encoding methylaspartate mutase subunit S; its protein translation is MKVVTGVVGNDIHVVANRLIDISLQARGFEVFNLGVNTYLEEFLDAVVETNADILLISSLNGEAEGWCREVKILKSKYGNLLDNVVFMIGGNLTVGTGSNDEIVAKFKDYGFDLVFHQIDLNTGLDSLETYLKERK
- a CDS encoding DsbA family protein, producing MQNKKVIISSLIVLILVFLSGAYIFKTNKSEQLASNAKQNSSALVRESSFILGEKNAKVELVEFFDPACETCAQMHPHVKDIMKRNKGNIKLVLRYAPFHKGSVDVVMMLEATKKQGKFLETLELLFATQKFWTVHHEVDLNKTWGILSTSKLLDMTKLAEDMKNPKIIEIVKQDIEDGKVLKANKTPAYYVNGKPLEVFGLQNLIDLINSEL
- a CDS encoding lysophospholipid acyltransferase family protein, producing MFKKLFFAIFAKPFMFIITGLSIKNIENLPKDEPYVIIANHNSHLDILAIMTMYSNKDIVNVSPVAASDYFFKNKYIKWISTQLIGILPINRKVNRKDGQHPLDGVYKAIEENKTLIIFPEGSRGEASVMQKFKNGIGHIAKKYPDLKIVPMVLENTGKALPKNEALFIPLIIKLEIKEAICFNQVNSNVNDFVSLLEENFKN